From the genome of Pseudomonas sp. AB6, one region includes:
- the prpC gene encoding 2-methylcitrate synthase — protein sequence MAEAKVLSGAGLRGQVAGQTALSTVGQEGAGLTYRGYDVRELAAEARFEEVAYLLLYGELPTHTQLAAYMKKLQGLRDLPHALKEVLERIPADTHPMDVMRTGASMLGTLEPEASFDQQLDSTDRLLAAFPAIMCYWYRFSHDGVRLNCVTEEASIGGHFLHLLLDKKPSELHCKVMDVSLILYAEHEFNASTFTARVCASTLSDLYSCVTAAIGTLRGPLHGGANEAAMEMIERFSSAEDAVKGTLAMLERKDKIMGFGHAIYKESDPRNEVIKGWSKKLADESGDTVLYPVSEAIDKTMWEQKKLFPNADFYHASAYHFMGIPTKLFTPIFVCSRLTGWAAHVFEQRANNRIIRPSAEYIGVEQRKFVPIEQR from the coding sequence ATGGCTGAAGCAAAAGTATTGAGCGGCGCTGGCCTGCGTGGTCAGGTTGCCGGCCAAACGGCCTTGTCGACGGTGGGCCAGGAAGGCGCTGGGCTGACGTATCGCGGCTATGACGTTCGCGAACTGGCCGCTGAGGCGCGGTTCGAAGAAGTGGCTTATCTGCTGCTCTACGGCGAATTGCCGACCCACACCCAATTGGCTGCTTATATGAAGAAGCTGCAAGGTCTGCGTGATTTGCCGCATGCTTTGAAGGAAGTGCTGGAACGCATTCCTGCCGATACCCACCCTATGGACGTGATGCGTACTGGCGCGTCAATGCTCGGCACGCTGGAGCCTGAAGCGAGCTTCGACCAGCAGCTTGACAGCACCGACCGTCTGCTCGCGGCGTTCCCGGCGATCATGTGTTACTGGTACCGTTTCAGCCACGACGGCGTGCGCCTCAATTGCGTGACCGAGGAAGCCTCTATCGGCGGCCACTTTCTGCACCTGCTGCTGGATAAGAAACCCAGCGAACTGCACTGCAAAGTCATGGATGTATCACTGATTCTGTACGCCGAACATGAATTCAACGCCTCAACCTTTACCGCGCGGGTCTGCGCATCAACCCTGTCGGACCTGTATTCCTGCGTGACAGCGGCCATTGGCACCTTGCGCGGTCCGTTGCATGGCGGCGCTAACGAAGCGGCCATGGAAATGATCGAGCGGTTTAGCTCGGCTGAAGATGCGGTCAAAGGCACGCTGGCCATGCTGGAACGCAAGGACAAGATCATGGGCTTTGGCCACGCGATCTATAAGGAGTCCGATCCGCGCAATGAGGTGATCAAGGGTTGGTCGAAGAAGCTTGCTGACGAATCCGGCGATACCGTGCTGTATCCGGTCTCCGAAGCCATCGACAAAACCATGTGGGAACAGAAAAAGCTGTTTCCGAATGCCGACTTCTACCATGCCTCGGCTTACCACTTCATGGGTATTCCGACCAAGCTTTTCACGCCAATTTTTGTCTGCTCGCGCCTGACTGGCTGGGCAGCGCACGTTTTTGAACAGCGCGCTAATAACCGCATCATCCGTCCGAGCGCCGAGTACATCGGCGTCGAGCAGCGCAAGTTCGTGCCAATCGAACAACGCTGA
- the prpB gene encoding methylisocitrate lyase, translating into MSNKTTPGQRFRDAVASEHPLQIVGAINANHALLAKRAGFKAIYLSGGGVAAGSLGLPDLGITGLDDVLTDVRRITDVCDLPLLVDVDTGFGSSAFNVARTVRSMIKFGAAAIHIEDQVGAKRCGHRPGKEIVSLQEMVDRIKAAVDARTDDSFVIMARTDALAVEGLESALDRAAACIEAGADMVFPEAITELDMYKLFAARVKAPILANITEFGATPLFTVDELRSADVSLVLYPLSAFRAMNKAAENVYGAIRRDGSQKNVVDTMQTRMELYDAIDYHTFEQKLDALFANKK; encoded by the coding sequence ATGAGCAATAAAACTACTCCCGGCCAGCGTTTCCGTGATGCCGTTGCCAGTGAACATCCACTGCAAATCGTTGGCGCCATCAATGCTAACCATGCCTTGTTGGCGAAACGCGCTGGTTTCAAAGCTATTTATCTGTCGGGTGGCGGTGTGGCAGCAGGTTCGCTGGGCTTGCCAGACTTGGGCATTACCGGTCTGGACGATGTGCTGACTGACGTGCGTCGCATCACCGATGTTTGCGATCTGCCGCTGTTGGTCGATGTCGATACCGGTTTTGGTTCGTCGGCGTTCAACGTGGCGCGCACGGTTCGGTCAATGATCAAATTCGGCGCTGCGGCTATCCATATCGAAGACCAGGTCGGCGCCAAGCGCTGCGGCCATCGTCCGGGTAAAGAAATCGTTTCACTGCAAGAAATGGTCGACCGCATCAAAGCGGCGGTTGATGCCCGTACCGATGACAGCTTTGTGATCATGGCGCGGACCGATGCACTGGCTGTTGAAGGCTTGGAATCGGCATTGGATCGGGCTGCGGCCTGTATCGAAGCCGGTGCCGACATGGTGTTCCCGGAAGCGATCACCGAGCTGGACATGTACAAACTGTTCGCCGCTCGGGTAAAGGCGCCGATTCTAGCCAACATCACTGAATTTGGCGCGACGCCGCTGTTCACTGTCGACGAATTACGCTCTGCCGATGTTTCGCTGGTTCTGTACCCGCTGTCTGCATTCCGCGCCATGAACAAAGCGGCTGAAAACGTTTACGGCGCGATCCGCCGTGATGGCAGCCAAAAGAACGTGGTGGACACCATGCAAACCCGCATGGAGTTGTATGACGCCATCGATTACCACACCTTCGAGCAAAAGCTCGATGCGTTGTTTGCCAACAAAAAGTGA
- the prpD gene encoding 2-methylcitrate dehydratase — translation MSANVELNNRPDYDKVLQDIADYVLDYKIDSDEALNTARNCLMDTLGCGLLALRFPECTKHLGPIVEGTVVPYGARVPGTSFRLDPVKAAWDIGCIVRWLDYNDTWLAAEWGHPSDNLGGILAIADHLSQKRVANGEAPLTMRAVLEAMIMAHEIQGVIALENSFNRVGLDHVLLVKVASTAVTAKLMGANREQLLVALSHAFVDGQALRTYRHAPNAGSRKSWAAGDASSRGVRLADIAMRGEMGIPGVLSAPQWGFYDVLFSHTNKDLALKAEDKRQFSLSQSYGSYVMENVLFKISFPAEFHAQTACEAAVSLHPQVKNRLHEIDKIVITTHESAIRIISKQGALANAADRDHCIQYMTAVPLVFGNLIAEQYEDDFHAAHPIIDELREKMVIVEDPLYTREYLEADKRSIANAIQVFFTDGTSTEKVVVEYPIGHRRRRADGIPLLEDKFKANLATRFTAQRSAEIVALCKDQATLEATPVNRFVDLFVI, via the coding sequence ATGAGCGCCAACGTTGAACTGAACAACCGTCCTGACTACGACAAGGTCCTGCAGGACATTGCCGACTATGTACTGGATTACAAGATCGATTCCGACGAAGCGCTGAACACCGCGCGCAATTGTTTGATGGACACCTTGGGCTGTGGGTTGTTGGCGCTGCGTTTTCCGGAGTGCACCAAACATCTGGGACCGATCGTTGAAGGCACGGTTGTACCGTATGGCGCCCGTGTGCCGGGCACCAGTTTTCGTCTGGACCCGGTCAAGGCCGCCTGGGACATCGGTTGTATTGTGCGTTGGCTCGATTACAACGACACCTGGCTGGCAGCGGAGTGGGGCCATCCTTCCGATAATCTCGGCGGAATTCTTGCCATTGCTGATCATCTTTCGCAGAAGCGGGTAGCCAACGGCGAGGCGCCGCTGACGATGCGCGCGGTGTTGGAGGCGATGATCATGGCCCATGAGATTCAGGGCGTGATTGCGTTGGAAAACTCCTTTAATCGTGTTGGCCTTGATCACGTGTTGCTGGTGAAAGTGGCCTCAACGGCGGTGACCGCCAAACTGATGGGGGCCAATCGAGAACAACTGTTGGTCGCGCTGTCCCACGCGTTTGTCGACGGTCAGGCGCTACGGACGTATCGACATGCGCCGAACGCCGGCTCGCGTAAATCCTGGGCGGCGGGCGATGCTTCGAGTCGAGGGGTGCGTTTGGCTGACATTGCTATGCGCGGCGAGATGGGCATTCCGGGCGTATTGAGCGCGCCGCAATGGGGTTTTTACGACGTGCTGTTCAGTCACACCAACAAAGACCTGGCGCTTAAGGCCGAGGACAAGCGCCAATTTAGCCTGTCCCAGTCCTACGGCAGCTACGTGATGGAAAACGTGCTGTTCAAAATCAGCTTCCCGGCAGAGTTTCACGCGCAAACCGCGTGTGAAGCGGCAGTGTCCCTGCACCCGCAGGTGAAGAATCGTCTGCATGAGATCGATAAAATCGTTATCACTACCCATGAATCAGCGATTCGAATTATTTCAAAACAGGGCGCCTTGGCCAATGCGGCGGATCGTGACCATTGCATCCAGTACATGACCGCTGTGCCTTTAGTGTTTGGCAACTTGATTGCCGAGCAATATGAGGATGACTTTCATGCGGCTCACCCGATAATCGATGAGTTGCGCGAGAAGATGGTGATCGTCGAAGACCCGCTTTACACCCGTGAATACCTCGAAGCCGACAAACGTTCAATCGCCAACGCGATTCAGGTTTTTTTCACGGATGGCACCAGCACCGAGAAGGTGGTTGTGGAATACCCAATTGGCCACCGTCGCCGTCGGGCGGACGGCATTCCATTGCTGGAAGACAAATTCAAAGCCAACCTGGCGACACGGTTTACCGCTCAGCGCAGCGCTGAAATAGTGGCGCTATGCAAAGACCAGGCGACGTTAGAGGCGACACCGGTGAATAGGTTTGTGGATTTATTTGTTATTTAA
- the ppsA gene encoding phosphoenolpyruvate synthase, translating to MVEYVVSLDKLGVHDVEHVGGKNASLGEMISNLAGAGVSVPGGFATTAQAYRDFLELSGLNDQIHAALDALDVDDVNALARTGAQIRAWIMEAEFPEKLNAEIRTAFAELSAGNPNLAVAVRSSATAEDLPDASFAGQQETFLNIRGVENVIRAAKEVFASLFNDRAISYRVHQGFDHKLVALSAGVQRMVRSETGTAGVMFTLDTESGFRDVVFITGAYGLGETVVQGAVNPDEFYVHKNTLAAGRPAILRRNLGSKAIMMIYGDEAKAGKSVKVIDVAPADRARFCLSDAEVSELAKQAMIIEKHYKCPMDIEWAKDGDDGKLYIVQARPETVKSRTSANVMERYLLKETGTVLVEGRAIGQRIGAGKVRIIKDVSEMDKVQPGDVLVSDMTDPDWEPVMKRASAIVTNRGGRTCHAAIIARELGIPAVVGCGNATELLKDGQGVTVSCAEGDTGYIFEGELGFDIKKNSVDAMPDLPFKIMMNVGNPDRAFDFAQLPNAGVGLARLEFIINRMIGVHPKALLNYAGLPQDIKDSVDKRIAGYDDPVGFYVEKLVEGISTLAAAFTPKKVIVRLSDFKSNEYANLIGGKLYEPEEENPMLGFRGASRYISESFRDCFELECRALKRVRNEMGLTNVEIMVPFVRTLGEASQVIDLLAANGLTRGENGLRIIMMCELPSNAILAEEFLEFFDGFSIGSNDLTQLTLGLDRDSGIIAHLFDERNPAVKKLLSNAIQACNKAGKYIGICGQGPSDHPDLARWLMDQGIESVSLNPDSVLETWFFLAEAQAPV from the coding sequence TTGGTAGAGTACGTAGTTTCCCTCGATAAGCTCGGCGTCCATGATGTAGAGCACGTGGGGGGCAAGAACGCATCCCTCGGCGAGATGATCAGCAACCTCGCGGGCGCCGGCGTTTCGGTTCCCGGTGGCTTCGCCACTACGGCTCAAGCGTATCGTGATTTTCTTGAGTTAAGCGGTTTGAACGATCAGATCCATGCCGCGCTTGATGCGCTTGACGTCGATGACGTCAACGCATTGGCCAGGACCGGTGCGCAAATCCGCGCCTGGATCATGGAAGCCGAGTTTCCCGAGAAGCTCAACGCGGAAATTCGCACGGCTTTCGCTGAATTGTCGGCCGGTAATCCCAACTTGGCCGTAGCTGTGCGATCTTCAGCCACCGCCGAAGACTTGCCGGACGCCTCGTTTGCCGGCCAGCAAGAAACCTTCCTGAATATCCGCGGCGTTGAAAACGTCATCCGTGCGGCCAAGGAAGTATTTGCGTCGTTGTTCAACGACCGTGCCATTTCTTATCGTGTGCACCAAGGCTTCGATCATAAGTTGGTCGCCTTGTCGGCGGGCGTGCAGCGCATGGTCCGGTCTGAAACCGGTACGGCCGGCGTGATGTTCACCCTGGACACCGAATCCGGCTTCCGTGACGTGGTGTTCATCACCGGTGCTTACGGTCTGGGCGAAACCGTTGTCCAGGGAGCGGTTAACCCGGACGAGTTCTACGTTCACAAAAATACCCTCGCAGCCGGTCGCCCAGCCATCTTGCGCCGCAACTTGGGCAGCAAAGCGATCATGATGATTTATGGCGACGAAGCCAAAGCCGGTAAATCGGTGAAGGTTATCGATGTCGCCCCCGCAGATCGCGCACGCTTTTGCTTGAGCGATGCGGAAGTCAGCGAGCTGGCCAAACAAGCGATGATCATCGAAAAGCACTACAAGTGCCCGATGGACATTGAGTGGGCCAAAGACGGTGACGACGGCAAGCTGTACATCGTTCAGGCCCGTCCTGAAACGGTGAAAAGTCGGACCTCGGCCAACGTCATGGAGCGTTACCTTCTTAAGGAAACCGGCACGGTGCTGGTGGAAGGTCGCGCCATTGGCCAGCGCATCGGCGCGGGTAAAGTGCGGATCATCAAAGATGTGTCCGAGATGGACAAGGTTCAGCCGGGCGACGTGCTGGTGTCCGACATGACCGACCCCGATTGGGAACCGGTCATGAAGCGCGCCAGCGCCATTGTCACCAACCGTGGTGGCCGTACTTGCCACGCGGCGATCATCGCTCGCGAGCTGGGTATCCCGGCAGTCGTGGGCTGCGGCAACGCGACTGAATTGTTGAAAGACGGGCAGGGCGTCACTGTTTCTTGTGCAGAAGGCGATACCGGGTACATCTTCGAAGGTGAGCTGGGCTTTGACATCAAGAAAAACTCTGTCGATGCCATGCCTGATCTGCCGTTCAAAATCATGATGAACGTCGGCAATCCTGACCGTGCCTTCGATTTTGCCCAGTTGCCCAATGCCGGTGTCGGCTTGGCGCGACTGGAATTCATCATCAACCGCATGATCGGCGTGCATCCCAAGGCGTTGTTGAATTACGCCGGTTTGCCGCAGGACATCAAAGACAGCGTTGACAAGCGCATCGCTGGCTATGACGATCCGGTAGGTTTCTATGTGGAAAAACTGGTCGAAGGCATCAGCACCTTGGCCGCAGCGTTCACGCCGAAGAAAGTCATCGTGCGTTTGTCGGACTTCAAGTCCAACGAATACGCCAACCTGATCGGCGGCAAGTTGTACGAGCCGGAAGAAGAAAACCCAATGCTGGGTTTCCGTGGCGCATCGCGTTACATCAGCGAAAGTTTCCGCGATTGCTTCGAGCTCGAATGCCGCGCCCTCAAGCGTGTACGCAACGAGATGGGCCTGACCAACGTCGAAATCATGGTGCCGTTCGTGCGGACCTTAGGTGAAGCGAGTCAGGTCATTGACCTGCTGGCCGCTAATGGCCTGACACGCGGTGAAAATGGTCTACGCATCATCATGATGTGCGAATTACCATCCAACGCGATCCTGGCTGAAGAGTTCCTTGAGTTCTTCGACGGCTTCTCGATTGGTTCCAACGACCTGACCCAGCTGACGTTGGGTCTGGACCGCGACTCGGGGATCATCGCGCACCTGTTTGACGAGCGTAACCCCGCAGTGAAAAAGCTGCTGTCGAACGCGATTCAGGCGTGTAACAAGGCCGGCAAATACATCGGCATCTGCGGTCAGGGACCATCCGATCACCCGGATCTGGCTCGTTGGCTGATGGATCAGGGCATTGAAAGCGTATCGTTGAACCCGGATTCGGTATTGGAAACCTGGTTCTTCCTCGCCGAGGCGCAAGCGCCGGTCTGA
- the acnD gene encoding Fe/S-dependent 2-methylisocitrate dehydratase AcnD: MNSEYRKSLPGTRLDFFDTRAAVEAIKPGSYDTLPYTSRVFAENLVRRCDPATLKASLGQLIDRKRDLDFPWFPARVVCHDILGQTALVDLAGLRDAIAAQGGDPSLVNPVVPTQLVVDHSLAVEHGGFEKDAFEKNRQIEDRRNEDRFHFINWTKKAFKNIDVIPPGNGILHQINLERMSPVIQVLNGVAFPDTLVGTDSHTPMVDALGVIAIGVGGLEAESVMLGRASWMRLPDIIGVELSGKPQEGITATDIVLALTEFLRSQKVVSSYLEFYGIGAAHLTLGDRATISNMTPEFGATAAMFYIDKQTIDYLKLTGRDDEQVRLVELYAKESGLWADSLKSAEYERVISFDLSSVVRNIAGPSNPHSRVPTSELAARGISGIVENEPGLMPDGAVIIAAITSCTNTNNPRNMIAAGLLARNANRLGLTRKPWVKTSLAPGSKTVTLYLQEGGLLSELEQLGFGVVAYACTSCNGMSGALDPVIQQEVVERKLYATAVLSGNRNFDGRIHPYAQQAFLASPPLVVAYAIAGTIRFDIEKDVLGIDPQGNPVTLKDIWPADEEIDAVFKTSVKPAQFNQVYIPMFAIQEDDGIKVGPLYNWRPQSTYIRRPPYWEGALAGERTLTGMRPLAVLPDNITTDHLSPSNAIMLDSAAGEYLAKMGLPEVDFNSYATHRGDHLTAQRATFANPRLRNEMAIVDGKLKEGSLTRIEPEGQVTRMWEAIETYMERKQPLIIIAGADYGQGSSRDWAAKGVRLAGVEAIAAEGFERIHRTNLVGMGVLPLEFKPGVNRTTLGIDGSETFDVIGERIPRTTLTLVINRKNGERVEVPVTCRLDTAEEVSIYEAGGVLQRFAQDFLESATA; the protein is encoded by the coding sequence ATGAACAGTGAATACCGCAAATCCCTGCCCGGCACCCGCCTGGATTTTTTCGACACGCGTGCTGCGGTTGAGGCCATCAAGCCGGGGTCCTACGACACGCTGCCGTACACCTCTCGCGTGTTTGCCGAGAACCTGGTGCGCCGCTGTGACCCGGCTACGCTGAAGGCATCGCTGGGTCAGTTGATTGATCGCAAGCGTGATCTCGACTTTCCGTGGTTCCCGGCGCGGGTGGTGTGCCACGACATTTTGGGCCAGACCGCGCTGGTCGACCTCGCCGGTTTGCGTGACGCGATTGCTGCCCAAGGTGGAGACCCGTCGTTGGTCAACCCGGTAGTGCCGACGCAGTTGGTGGTTGACCACTCACTGGCGGTCGAACACGGTGGTTTCGAAAAAGACGCTTTTGAAAAGAACCGCCAGATCGAAGATCGTCGCAACGAGGACCGGTTTCACTTCATCAACTGGACCAAAAAAGCGTTCAAGAACATCGACGTGATTCCACCGGGCAACGGCATCCTGCACCAGATCAACCTGGAGCGAATGTCACCGGTGATTCAGGTGCTCAACGGCGTGGCGTTCCCGGACACGCTGGTCGGAACCGATAGTCATACGCCCATGGTTGACGCATTGGGCGTGATCGCCATCGGTGTGGGCGGCCTTGAAGCTGAAAGCGTCATGCTCGGCCGAGCTTCGTGGATGCGCCTGCCGGACATCATTGGTGTGGAACTCAGCGGCAAGCCGCAGGAAGGCATTACTGCTACCGACATTGTTCTGGCGCTGACAGAATTCTTGCGCAGTCAAAAAGTCGTGTCCTCCTACCTGGAGTTCTATGGCATCGGCGCCGCACACCTGACCTTGGGCGACCGTGCAACGATTTCCAACATGACCCCGGAGTTTGGCGCCACGGCGGCCATGTTCTACATCGATAAACAAACCATCGATTACTTGAAACTCACCGGTCGCGATGACGAACAAGTGCGTTTGGTCGAACTATATGCCAAAGAATCCGGGCTTTGGGCTGACAGCTTAAAGAGCGCCGAATACGAGCGCGTGATCTCATTCGACCTTTCTAGCGTGGTGCGTAACATTGCCGGGCCGTCGAATCCACACAGCCGCGTTCCTACTTCCGAACTGGCTGCCCGCGGCATCAGCGGCATCGTCGAAAATGAACCCGGCCTGATGCCGGATGGCGCGGTGATCATTGCCGCGATCACCAGCTGCACCAACACCAACAACCCGCGCAACATGATTGCCGCCGGGCTGCTGGCGCGTAACGCGAACCGCTTGGGCCTGACCCGTAAGCCGTGGGTGAAAACCTCCCTGGCGCCAGGTTCCAAAACCGTAACGTTGTACCTGCAAGAAGGCGGGTTGCTCTCGGAACTGGAACAGCTGGGCTTCGGTGTCGTGGCCTATGCCTGCACCTCGTGCAACGGCATGTCCGGCGCGTTGGACCCGGTCATTCAACAGGAAGTGGTGGAGCGCAAGCTCTACGCCACCGCCGTGTTGTCCGGTAACCGCAACTTCGACGGGCGGATTCACCCTTACGCGCAGCAGGCATTCCTTGCCTCGCCGCCGTTGGTCGTGGCCTATGCCATTGCCGGCACCATCCGTTTTGACATTGAAAAAGATGTACTGGGCATCGACCCACAGGGCAATCCAGTCACCCTGAAAGACATCTGGCCGGCCGACGAAGAAATCGACGCGGTGTTCAAGACCAGCGTCAAGCCTGCGCAGTTCAATCAGGTGTACATCCCTATGTTCGCCATCCAGGAAGACGACGGCATCAAAGTCGGCCCTCTTTATAACTGGCGCCCGCAGAGCACTTACATCCGCCGTCCGCCGTATTGGGAAGGCGCACTGGCCGGCGAGCGCACCCTCACGGGCATGCGCCCACTGGCGGTGTTGCCGGACAACATCACCACTGACCACCTGTCGCCGTCCAACGCCATCATGCTCGACAGCGCGGCGGGTGAGTACCTGGCGAAAATGGGCTTGCCGGAAGTCGACTTCAACTCCTACGCCACCCACCGGGGCGACCATTTGACCGCGCAGCGTGCGACGTTTGCTAACCCTCGCCTGCGCAACGAAATGGCGATCGTCGACGGCAAGCTCAAGGAAGGCTCACTGACGCGCATTGAGCCTGAAGGCCAAGTGACGCGGATGTGGGAAGCCATCGAAACCTACATGGAGCGTAAGCAGCCGCTGATTATCATTGCCGGCGCTGACTACGGTCAGGGCTCGTCCCGGGACTGGGCGGCCAAAGGGGTACGTTTGGCGGGAGTAGAAGCCATCGCCGCAGAAGGTTTCGAGCGTATTCACCGGACCAATCTGGTGGGCATGGGCGTATTGCCGTTGGAGTTCAAACCGGGTGTCAATCGCACCACGTTGGGTATCGACGGCAGCGAGACCTTCGACGTGATCGGCGAACGTATTCCACGCACCACGTTGACCTTGGTGATCAATCGCAAGAATGGCGAGCGAGTCGAGGTGCCCGTCACCTGCCGCCTCGACACTGCCGAAGAAGTATCGATCTACGAAGCGGGCGGCGTGCTGCAACGTTTTGCACAAGACTTCTTAGAATCGGCCACGGCTTAA
- a CDS encoding pyruvate, water dikinase regulatory protein gives MKRSAFFISDGTGITAETLGQSLLAQFENITFSKFTRPYIDSVEKARAMVQQINAAADKDELRPIIFDTIVNQEIREILATSNGFMIDIFSTFLSPLELELSSHSSYSVGKSHSIGHNSNYMERIEAVNFALDNDDGARTHYYDKADLILVGVSRCGKTPTCLYMAMQFGIRAANYPLTEDDMERLQLPAALKEHRNKLFGLTIDPDRLTAIRHERKPNSRYSSYAQCEFEVREVESLFRRENIPHINSTHFSVEEISAKILVEKGVERRFK, from the coding sequence ATGAAACGATCTGCCTTCTTTATCTCCGACGGCACAGGTATCACCGCTGAGACCCTCGGCCAAAGCCTGTTGGCTCAATTCGAAAACATTACGTTCAGCAAGTTCACGCGTCCTTATATCGACAGTGTCGAAAAGGCGCGCGCAATGGTACAACAAATCAACGCCGCCGCCGATAAGGATGAACTGCGACCCATCATTTTCGACACCATCGTCAATCAGGAAATTCGCGAAATACTGGCGACATCTAACGGCTTCATGATCGATATTTTTTCGACATTCCTTTCCCCGTTAGAGCTGGAGCTTAGTTCACACTCGTCCTATTCAGTGGGAAAATCCCACTCCATTGGTCACAACTCAAACTATATGGAGCGCATCGAAGCCGTGAATTTCGCCCTCGATAACGACGACGGCGCTCGTACTCATTATTACGACAAGGCTGACTTGATCCTGGTCGGCGTCTCACGCTGCGGAAAAACCCCTACCTGCCTGTATATGGCAATGCAATTCGGCATTCGTGCCGCCAACTATCCGCTGACCGAAGACGACATGGAGCGCCTGCAATTACCCGCTGCGCTCAAGGAACATCGCAACAAATTGTTCGGTCTGACCATCGACCCGGATCGTCTCACCGCCATTCGCCACGAGCGTAAACCCAACAGCCGTTATTCCAGCTACGCGCAATGCGAGTTCGAAGTACGGGAAGTAGAAAGCCTGTTCCGTCGTGAAAATATCCCGCATATAAATTCCACGCATTTTTCGGTAGAAGAAATCTCCGCGAAAATCCTCGTTGAAAAAGGCGTGGAGCGCAGATTCAAATAA
- the prpF gene encoding 2-methylaconitate cis-trans isomerase PrpF encodes MAHAPQIKIAATYMRGGTSKGVFFRLQDLPEAAQFPGAARDALLLRVIGSPDPYDKQIDGMGAATSSTSKTVILSKSLKADHDVDYLFGQVSIDKPFVDWSGNCGNLSAAVGPFAISNGLVDAIRIPQNGVAIVRIWQANIGKTIIAHVPMTDGAVQETGDFELDGVTFPAAEVQLEFMNPAAEEDGAGGAMFPTGNLIDELEVPGVGTLKVTMINAGIPTIFVNAQAIGYTGTELQGDINSDPKALAMFESIRAHGALRMGLIQHLDEAAKRQHTPKVAIVAAPADYTASSGKPVATGDVDLLVRAMSMGKLHHAMMGTAAVAIGTAAAISGTLVNLAAGGIKRSAVRFGHPSGTLRVGAEATQENGEWKVTKAIMSRSARVLMEGTVRVPPGQASSCKL; translated from the coding sequence ATGGCTCATGCACCGCAAATCAAGATAGCCGCCACCTACATGCGTGGCGGCACCAGCAAAGGCGTGTTCTTTCGCCTGCAAGACCTACCCGAAGCGGCGCAGTTTCCCGGCGCGGCGCGGGATGCACTGCTGCTGCGGGTAATCGGCAGCCCCGATCCGTATGACAAGCAAATCGACGGCATGGGCGCGGCAACATCGAGCACCAGTAAGACAGTGATCCTGTCGAAAAGCCTCAAAGCGGATCACGATGTCGATTACTTGTTCGGTCAGGTCTCCATCGACAAGCCATTCGTGGACTGGAGCGGCAACTGCGGCAACCTGTCTGCCGCGGTCGGTCCGTTTGCCATCAGCAATGGTCTGGTCGACGCCATCCGTATCCCGCAGAACGGCGTGGCCATTGTGCGCATCTGGCAAGCCAACATCGGCAAGACGATTATTGCCCACGTGCCAATGACTGACGGCGCAGTGCAGGAAACCGGTGACTTCGAACTCGACGGCGTGACCTTTCCCGCCGCCGAGGTGCAGCTCGAATTCATGAACCCGGCAGCTGAGGAAGACGGAGCGGGGGGGGCGATGTTCCCCACCGGCAATCTGATCGACGAACTCGAAGTGCCCGGCGTTGGCACGCTGAAAGTAACGATGATCAATGCCGGCATTCCGACGATTTTCGTTAATGCTCAAGCCATCGGTTACACCGGCACTGAATTGCAGGGCGACATTAACAGCGACCCCAAGGCACTGGCGATGTTCGAAAGCATTCGTGCCCACGGCGCGCTTCGCATGGGGCTGATCCAGCACCTCGACGAAGCCGCCAAACGCCAGCACACGCCCAAGGTCGCGATTGTCGCGGCGCCTGCCGATTACACTGCGTCCAGCGGTAAACCCGTGGCGACCGGTGATGTTGACCTGTTGGTGCGGGCGATGTCCATGGGCAAACTGCACCACGCGATGATGGGCACGGCGGCCGTGGCTATCGGCACGGCGGCGGCGATTTCCGGCACTTTGGTCAACCTCGCTGCGGGTGGCATTAAGCGCAGCGCCGTGCGTTTTGGGCACCCTTCCGGCACTTTGCGCGTCGGCGCCGAAGCCACCCAGGAAAACGGCGAATGGAAAGTCACTAAAGCCATCATGAGCCGTAGTGCTCGGGTGTTGATGGAAGGCACGGTTCGAGTGCCACCGGGGCAAGCTTCAAGCTGCAAGCTATAA